The following proteins are co-located in the Solanum pennellii chromosome 1, SPENNV200 genome:
- the LOC107014839 gene encoding phospholipase D C-like has translation MMTGPNMATITASLQNCSLSNHHQRGGTSRNSATGIAPPDGISDSSENINTNTNFNNNNNPSNDATVELNSEIALPYHWEQCLDLKTGEIYYLNWRTGMRVSEDPRTNVVAEDQVYSEEDDEDDEDDDDDNNSYDSEETYSEELPSWSSSRAENTIPQINILTTEALRRAAPPSVLAAPTLVLGGCKACLMYFMVPKEVEECPRCGRQLLHFDDQN, from the exons ATGATGACAGGGCCAAATATGGCTACTATTACAGCTTCTCTGCAAAATTGTTCGCTGAGTAACCATCATCAGCGGGGCGGCACCAGTCGCAACAGCGCGACAGGTATCGCCCCGCCAGATGGGATTTCCGATTCATCGGAAAAcatcaacaccaacaccaacttcaataataacaacaacccTTCAAATGATGCTACTGTGGAACTCAATTCTGAAATTGCTCTTCCATATCATTGGGAACAATGCCTTGATTTGAAG ACAGGGGAAATTTACTATTTGAACTGGAGGACAGGGATGAGAGTGAGTGAAGATCCAAGGACAAATGTTGTTGCAGAAGATCAAGTGTACTCAGAGGAAGACGATGAGGATGACGAGGATGACGATGATGATAACAACTCATATGATAGTGAAGAAACATATTCAGAAGAATTGCCATCATGGTCATCTTCAAGAGCTGAAAATACAATACCACAAATCAATATTTTGACTACTGAGGCTTTAAGGAGGGCAGCACCACCATCAGTACTAGCAGCACCAACACTAGTGTTGGGTGGATGCAAGGCTTGTTTGATGTATTTCATGGTGCcaaaagaagttgaggaatgTCCAAGATGTGGTAGACAacttcttcactttgatgatcaaaattga
- the LOC107016692 gene encoding uncharacterized protein LOC107016692, which produces MVMLRYIFSHIDDSVKWVVDTEATNHMIGDKFVLQTTTLVDDAGKDLSSGKVKGIGKEQDGLYITYSKKKKTRNRQKSLAVQKEVDAALWHKRMRHASLSWSISKTGKEVNVTRPDTSFAIQNLSQFMHSPKQSHMEAATRVVKYIKQSLGMEILMSSSVSSKLRAYCDADWVHVLQLENQ; this is translated from the exons ATGGTTATGCTCAG ATACATTTTTTCTCATATTGATGATAGTGTGAAATGGGTTGTTGATACTGAAGCTACTAATCATATGATAGGTGATAAGTTTGTGTTACAAACTACTACGTTAGTAGATGATGCAGGAAAG GATCTCTCCTCTGGGAAGGTGAAGGGTATTGGTAAGGAACAAGATGGACTCTATATAACGTactcaaagaaaaagaaaacaagaaatcgACAGAAATCATTAGCAGTACAAAAGGAGGTTGATGCAGCATTATGGCATAAAAGGATGAGACATGCTTCCTT ATCCTGGTCCATATCAAAGACTGGTAAGGAGGTTAATGTAACTAGGCCAGATACCTCATTTGCGATCCAAAATCTTAGTCAATTTATGCATTCACCTAAACAATCTCACATGGAAGCTGCTACCAGAGTGGTGAAGTATATAAAGCAATCACTAGGAATGGAAATTCTCATGTCATCTTCCGTTTCTTCTAAGCTACGGGCTTATTGTGATGCTGATTGGGTTCATGTCTTACAACTAGAAAATCAGTGA